In Desulfomonilaceae bacterium, the genomic window CCGTAAAGTAACGTTGTTTCGATTATTAAAGATGTTATATCCGACCTGAAATCGATTTTAATGGGCGGAACGGAGAGTCTATTATAGTATGGACCTTACTGAGGAGATGGTTATGAAAAAGCTAGCGACTTTCTTTCGATTGAGTATGGCCGTTGCTGTTACGCTTGCGGTGATCTTCGTTTCTGTCGTTGGGGCGCAGTCGCAGACCGACCCGCTCCCTTCCTGGAACGACGGAGCTGCTAAAAACGCTATCATTCATTTCGTCCAGACCACTACCGACAAATCCAGCCCAAATTTTGTGCCGCCCGAGGATAGGCTCGCCACTTTTGATCAGGATGGCACCACGTGGGTCGAGCATCCTATCTACACTCAGGTGATGTTTGCCTTCGATCGTGTTGTGGAAATGGCTCCGAAACGTCCGGAATGGAAAACTAAGCGGCCTTTCAATTCCTTGATCTCAGGAGACCAGGCAGCGATTGAGAAATTTACATCGAAGGATCTGGAACAGATTTTTTTAGCGACGCAAACCGGAATGAGCACAGACGCATTCCAGGAGATAGCCAGAGAGTGGATCGCAAAGGCAAAGAACCTGCGGTGGAAACGGCCTTACACCGAGCTGATTTACCAGCCGATGCTGGAGGTAATGCGCTATCTTCGAGACAACGGCTACAAGACATACATCGTCACGGGTGGAGGGCAGGATTTTGTCCGATCGTACGCTGAACGGGTTTATGGCATCCCTCCCGAGCAGATAATTGGCTCTGCCCTTGAAACACAGTTTACTTACGCTAAGGATGGCAAGGCTATCCTGATGAGGCCC contains:
- a CDS encoding HAD family hydrolase; amino-acid sequence: MKKLATFFRLSMAVAVTLAVIFVSVVGAQSQTDPLPSWNDGAAKNAIIHFVQTTTDKSSPNFVPPEDRLATFDQDGTTWVEHPIYTQVMFAFDRVVEMAPKRPEWKTKRPFNSLISGDQAAIEKFTSKDLEQIFLATQTGMSTDAFQEIAREWIAKAKNLRWKRPYTELIYQPMLEVMRYLRDNGYKTYIVTGGGQDFVRSYAERVYGIPPEQIIGSALETQFTYAKDGKAILMRPPKVLLNDNFSGKPEDIYLFTGRRPRAAFGNSTGDRQMLEYAQGSAGAALMMLTLHDDADREYAYGPATGLPPTKVGTFTQALYDEAKAKGWFVISMKKDWKVIFPFDKK